The Pyrodictium delaneyi genome contains a region encoding:
- a CDS encoding 2-oxoacid:ferredoxin oxidoreductase subunit beta translates to MAHKPEYYRTDLWVDWCPGCGNYGILTALTQAIAELGLDPVKTVVVSGIGCSGKTPHYIRVSGVHTLHGRAIPFATGIKLANPSLTVIVEGGDGDLLGIGAGHFVALGRRNIDLTVIMHNNQVYGLTKGQASPTLPRDMRTKSLLKPNIQDMLNPLVLAIASGYTFVARAFALDVKHLKEIIKQAIMHKGASFIDVLQPCVTYNDVYTVQFYRKAIYRLDDESNWDPIVRDPSEEYEKKMKAIAKAQEWGASIPVGVFYHNPLVPSFEERLQGRLRYYIENPPARQSITVNGGAPLIDDRRMRKLFSKKIVPVRSRRPSD, encoded by the coding sequence ATGGCGCATAAACCTGAATACTATCGCACAGATCTATGGGTAGACTGGTGTCCTGGTTGCGGTAACTACGGTATACTGACAGCGCTCACTCAAGCAATTGCGGAGCTAGGCTTAGACCCAGTCAAGACTGTAGTAGTGTCTGGCATAGGTTGCTCTGGTAAGACACCGCACTATATCCGTGTTAGCGGTGTGCATACACTTCACGGCAGAGCCATACCGTTTGCCACCGGGATAAAGCTTGCTAACCCAAGTCTCACCGTAATAGTTGAAGGTGGTGACGGCGACCTATTAGGCATAGGTGCTGGACATTTCGTAGCTCTTGGAAGACGTAATATTGACTTGACAGTAATAATGCATAACAATCAAGTCTATGGGCTAACGAAGGGGCAAGCATCTCCAACACTACCGCGTGACATGCGCACAAAGAGCTTGCTGAAACCCAATATACAGGATATGCTGAACCCGCTAGTGCTAGCAATAGCTAGCGGTTATACCTTCGTAGCTAGAGCCTTTGCGCTCGACGTAAAACACTTGAAGGAGATAATAAAGCAAGCTATAATGCATAAAGGGGCGTCATTCATAGATGTGCTTCAGCCTTGCGTTACATACAATGATGTATATACAGTTCAGTTTTATCGTAAGGCAATATACAGGCTAGATGACGAGTCGAACTGGGATCCGATAGTCCGCGATCCCTCAGAGGAGTATGAGAAAAAGATGAAAGCAATAGCAAAAGCACAGGAGTGGGGTGCCAGTATACCAGTTGGCGTATTCTACCATAACCCTCTAGTGCCAAGCTTCGAAGAAAGACTGCAAGGTCGTCTACGGTACTATATAGAGAACCCGCCAGCACGTCAATCCATAACAGTTAATGGAGGTGCACCCCTGATAGATGATAGGCGTATGAGGAAGCTTTTCTCCAAGAAGATAGTCCCTGTACGATCACGTAGACCTTCAGATTGA
- a CDS encoding VC_2705 family sodium/solute symporter yields MDVIAVSFLISTIIAYMLIAYKSRAFTAEEFYVAARRVSPIRNGMATAADWMSGASFISMAGAVAALGYDASVFLIGWSLSYVLLAMLVAPFLRSYGKYTIPDFFEDRYYSKKARLFAVIMLYVVSLTYLTGQLLGVGIVMARAFGIDATIMTLIAPLLVLLYSSFGGMKSITWTQVAQYIVLISAYWLPIVLMGHLWNPIPHIAYGEHVAKVDETVLELKGHAWTEPFWRPYASGTGQLNWLLSTLALMLGTMGLPHVLMRFYTVPSVRDARKSVAWSLFFISLLYLTAPVYAALAGEKEYMLHAMVKELSGQPIDVVKEELMKEAWVKKWMEAGLIKIADKNGDGIFEYGVDTFSIHKDIAVLGLPDMYGLGPIVASIILVGGISAALSTADGLILAMTTAATRDIYKSIINPRATEKKELMVARISMVIIAFVSGTLAYLMAANPVIKAYIAKTVAWAFAFAASTLTPAMVLGLHWKRATKEGAIAGMIAGLAVAVPYVVGVSLGYMEPVSIAGQKIGTIAWGVIGFLVNIIVNVVVSLMTSEPPKRVQELVEQIKVPVKK; encoded by the coding sequence ATGGATGTAATAGCGGTCTCATTCCTCATATCAACCATAATAGCTTATATGCTAATAGCATACAAGTCTAGAGCCTTCACAGCCGAAGAATTCTATGTTGCTGCACGCAGGGTCTCACCAATACGTAATGGTATGGCTACTGCAGCAGACTGGATGAGTGGTGCAAGCTTCATATCAATGGCCGGTGCTGTAGCTGCGCTAGGCTATGATGCAAGCGTCTTCCTAATAGGATGGAGCCTCAGCTACGTGCTACTGGCAATGCTCGTTGCCCCGTTCCTACGCAGCTACGGCAAGTACACTATACCGGACTTCTTCGAGGACCGCTACTATAGCAAGAAGGCCCGCCTCTTTGCCGTGATAATGCTCTACGTCGTGTCACTGACATATCTGACAGGTCAGCTGCTAGGCGTAGGTATAGTAATGGCTCGAGCATTCGGAATAGATGCGACTATAATGACTCTAATAGCGCCATTGCTGGTACTGCTCTACAGCAGCTTCGGTGGTATGAAGAGCATCACCTGGACACAGGTGGCACAGTATATAGTACTAATATCCGCGTACTGGCTGCCAATAGTACTGATGGGGCACTTATGGAACCCGATACCGCACATAGCCTATGGCGAGCACGTTGCTAAGGTTGACGAGACTGTACTAGAGCTCAAAGGCCATGCATGGACGGAGCCATTCTGGCGCCCCTACGCTAGCGGTACAGGTCAGCTAAACTGGCTACTCAGCACACTAGCACTAATGCTCGGCACAATGGGTCTACCGCACGTACTAATGAGATTCTACACAGTGCCAAGCGTCCGTGACGCACGTAAGAGCGTGGCCTGGAGCCTATTCTTCATAAGCCTGCTATACTTGACGGCCCCAGTATACGCTGCACTAGCCGGCGAGAAGGAATACATGCTCCATGCAATGGTGAAGGAGCTCAGCGGTCAGCCTATAGACGTTGTGAAGGAGGAGCTAATGAAGGAGGCATGGGTAAAGAAGTGGATGGAAGCAGGACTCATAAAGATAGCTGACAAGAATGGCGATGGTATATTCGAGTATGGTGTAGACACGTTTAGCATACACAAGGACATCGCTGTACTAGGCTTACCTGACATGTACGGTCTAGGACCAATAGTGGCATCAATAATACTCGTAGGCGGTATATCGGCAGCACTATCAACAGCTGATGGTCTAATACTAGCAATGACCACAGCAGCTACACGTGACATCTACAAGTCCATAATTAACCCGCGTGCTACAGAGAAGAAAGAGCTAATGGTCGCCAGGATATCGATGGTGATAATAGCATTCGTATCTGGTACGCTAGCATATCTGATGGCTGCTAACCCTGTGATAAAGGCATACATAGCTAAGACAGTAGCCTGGGCCTTCGCGTTTGCAGCGTCGACACTAACGCCGGCGATGGTGCTTGGACTCCACTGGAAGAGAGCTACCAAGGAGGGTGCCATAGCAGGTATGATAGCAGGCCTAGCGGTAGCGGTGCCATATGTAGTTGGTGTATCACTAGGGTATATGGAGCCTGTAAGCATTGCAGGCCAGAAGATAGGCACAATAGCTTGGGGCGTAATAGGCTTCTTAGTAAACATAATAGTCAATGTAGTAGTGTCGCTAATGACTAGTGAGCCGCCAAAGAGGGTACAAGAGCTAGTCGAGCAGATAAAGGTGCCAGTGAAGAAATAA
- a CDS encoding 2-oxoacid:ferredoxin oxidoreductase subunit alpha codes for MSLRELKMVIGGPQGAGLETILQVLTTALAHNGYGVLSGREYHSNIIGRHSYVLIRVSSYEIPRSLTYPVEVLAAIDPETVFTHYNDLAAGGFLIYDIGGEDIHVGKIVSMGRHLRERIEEELSREGVEPIIKELVNYLESKGVKTLGLNYREIVSELREKYGVPPAKLVRYTSSIVVGAIAGLIGLDAESIHVGFSYKFAGKEKLVEPNVYIAMRVAEIVRKLYGAPLALEESRLPYTEYMIVSGNDVVAMGKIVGGVRFQSYYPITPAQDESFFLENYERLVVDGEQLASIVVLQTEDEIAAITTAIGASLAGARAATATSGPGFDLMVEGLSWAGINEVPVVITYYQRGGPSTGLPTRGGQSDLFAAVFSGHGEFPRIVVASGDHLEAFHDAVEAFNLAERYQLPVIHLLDKFLANSVVTIPVPSTHDMTIDRGKMISHVENPFEYKRFSLDGPVSRRAPLGHAVMWYTGNEHDEYGHITEDPVLRIEMYTKRMKKIELADREIPEEQRAQLYGSDDPEILLVGWGSVKGVAIDVVEMLEKKGIRVGYLHIHYMSPFPRRRVSELIDKIGLENIIAVEHSYEAQISKLIAMHTGKMIRKEIVKFTGRPIYMHELATAVSRILDGRDKVVLNYGA; via the coding sequence TTGTCTTTAAGAGAACTAAAAATGGTCATTGGGGGTCCCCAAGGTGCAGGACTTGAAACAATACTACAGGTATTGACTACAGCCCTGGCCCACAATGGGTACGGAGTCCTCTCTGGTCGCGAATACCATTCAAACATAATCGGCAGACATAGCTATGTACTAATTCGCGTCTCTTCTTACGAGATTCCACGGAGTCTCACATACCCTGTAGAAGTCTTAGCCGCGATAGACCCTGAGACCGTGTTCACTCACTATAACGACTTAGCGGCTGGGGGTTTCCTCATATACGATATTGGCGGGGAAGACATTCATGTAGGCAAAATAGTTAGCATGGGAAGGCATCTACGTGAGCGTATAGAAGAGGAGCTAAGTCGGGAGGGGGTAGAACCGATAATAAAGGAGCTAGTAAATTACCTCGAGTCGAAGGGTGTGAAGACCCTAGGGCTCAACTATAGAGAAATTGTCTCCGAGCTGCGTGAGAAGTACGGGGTTCCTCCTGCAAAACTTGTCCGTTACACTAGCTCTATAGTTGTTGGTGCTATTGCTGGACTGATAGGTTTAGATGCAGAGTCGATACACGTTGGGTTCTCCTACAAGTTTGCAGGAAAGGAGAAGCTAGTCGAGCCAAACGTATACATAGCAATGAGGGTAGCGGAGATAGTTAGAAAGCTCTATGGTGCACCCCTAGCTCTCGAGGAAAGCCGGCTGCCGTATACCGAGTATATGATAGTGAGTGGTAACGATGTAGTAGCTATGGGGAAGATCGTCGGAGGAGTTAGGTTCCAATCCTATTACCCAATAACTCCGGCACAAGATGAAAGCTTCTTTCTAGAGAATTACGAGAGGCTAGTAGTGGATGGCGAGCAACTGGCTTCAATTGTAGTGCTCCAGACTGAGGACGAAATAGCAGCAATAACGACAGCCATAGGTGCATCGTTAGCTGGTGCTAGAGCAGCTACAGCAACAAGCGGGCCAGGCTTCGACTTAATGGTTGAGGGCCTCTCATGGGCTGGGATAAACGAGGTGCCGGTAGTAATAACGTATTATCAACGTGGCGGCCCCTCCACAGGGTTACCTACTCGGGGAGGCCAGAGCGATCTATTTGCCGCAGTTTTCTCCGGTCATGGCGAGTTTCCTCGAATAGTAGTAGCGTCTGGGGATCATCTGGAAGCGTTTCATGACGCGGTAGAGGCTTTCAACCTAGCAGAACGATACCAGCTGCCAGTTATACATCTACTAGACAAGTTCCTAGCTAATAGCGTAGTGACAATACCGGTACCGAGTACACACGACATGACAATAGATCGAGGAAAAATGATCTCACATGTAGAGAACCCGTTCGAGTACAAACGCTTCAGCCTGGACGGACCCGTCTCGCGGAGGGCTCCGCTAGGACATGCAGTGATGTGGTATACTGGTAACGAGCATGACGAGTATGGGCATATAACGGAGGATCCGGTCCTGCGTATAGAGATGTATACGAAACGCATGAAGAAGATAGAGCTTGCCGATAGAGAGATCCCCGAGGAGCAGCGAGCCCAGTTATACGGAAGTGATGACCCGGAGATACTCCTCGTGGGCTGGGGTAGCGTCAAGGGAGTAGCGATAGATGTTGTAGAGATGTTAGAGAAAAAGGGCATAAGGGTAGGCTACCTGCATATCCATTATATGAGTCCGTTTCCGCGTAGGCGTGTAAGCGAACTCATAGACAAAATTGGGCTCGAGAACATTATTGCGGTCGAGCATAGCTACGAGGCACAGATATCGAAGCTAATAGCGATGCATACCGGGAAGATGATTAGAAAAGAGATAGTGAAATTCACTGGGCGGCCGATATACATGCATGAATTAGCCACTGCTGTTTCTCGCATTCTTGACGGAAGGGATAAAGTGGTGTTAAACTATGGCGCATAA
- a CDS encoding metallophosphoesterase family protein, translating to MSLRLAAYRRSLPNTDNDADILIVIGSPPEARDIVRLEKLGRRVYTLPGRGDDHYVARLFSSHSINIEGHIIYHGSGLYIAGIGGREPLANIKSINREVSELSPNKLILVSEYPPHGIFDYSQIGVRHGLFEVRDAIESWKPSLVIMGTCSDPGVARVDNVLYVCVPLPACVASVTYSGDKFYAEVSCNTTRIREPI from the coding sequence GTGTCACTAAGACTGGCGGCTTATAGGAGAAGTCTTCCTAATACCGACAACGACGCTGACATCCTTATTGTAATAGGCTCGCCGCCAGAAGCACGAGATATAGTAAGACTTGAGAAGCTAGGGCGTCGTGTCTATACTCTACCAGGTAGAGGTGACGACCATTACGTTGCACGGCTATTCTCTAGCCATTCCATAAACATCGAAGGCCATATTATATACCATGGCTCCGGACTCTATATAGCTGGCATAGGTGGTAGAGAACCATTAGCTAACATTAAATCCATAAATCGTGAAGTTAGTGAGCTAAGCCCCAACAAGCTAATTCTTGTGAGCGAGTATCCACCACATGGTATATTTGATTACTCACAGATAGGTGTTCGGCACGGTCTCTTTGAGGTAAGAGACGCTATAGAATCGTGGAAGCCGAGTCTAGTAATTATGGGTACTTGTTCTGATCCAGGAGTAGCTAGAGTCGATAATGTACTATACGTGTGCGTCCCCCTTCCTGCATGTGTTGCTAGTGTAACATATAGTGGCGATAAGTTCTACGCAGAGGTATCTTGTAACACGACTCGGATCAGGGAGCCAATATAG
- a CDS encoding DNA-binding protein, protein MAAEENVVIVGKKSVTDYVLATILLFNEGYDEVTIRGQGPNVSKAVDVYNALVNRLQDGVELVGVSIDSIQRGRRLVPIIEIRVRRKIV, encoded by the coding sequence ATGGCGGCCGAGGAGAATGTCGTTATTGTTGGTAAGAAGTCGGTCACCGATTATGTTCTAGCAACGATACTTCTATTCAATGAGGGGTACGATGAAGTTACTATACGTGGCCAGGGTCCTAATGTAAGCAAAGCTGTTGATGTATACAATGCGTTAGTCAATAGACTTCAGGACGGAGTAGAACTGGTAGGAGTAAGCATAGACAGTATACAGCGTGGCAGAAGGCTTGTACCGATCATAGAGATTAGGGTACGTAGAAAGATAGTCTAA
- the pyk gene encoding pyruvate kinase: MTGYVNTKIIATVGPSSSSFEVIEQLASLGVSGFRINFAHGEPSLWKSWIEIIRETEKSIGRPLAIIGDLVGPSIRIGVLEEPITLSPGDVAEIVYGEKAKGGSERIIPLPLRRVFEVVEEGDILVMNDGRVKLRVIDVRGLRIRVEALTPARITSRKAIVILNRDPGLPALTERDMQCLRFALDNELDYVALSYVRGGEDIAVLKTLIANEGGDVGVAAKIETRSAVENLSSIIEESDIVIVARGDLGMNYGLEEIPLLQEHIVYETRRRGKPVIVATQILESMIDNPVPTRAEVMDVATAVKQGVDALMLTGETAIGKYPVEAVKWLRKIIRRIEERYPPQKFPPSDHQWAYASSIVETAERLNASHILVYSIGGTLPPKIAASRPLVKTIIGVGDVARARRLVIVWGLHLRHVVAEGYEDGLHKLIKELCRDGEIHPGELIIKAYREAHNKHVIIVEKMYGCN; the protein is encoded by the coding sequence ATGACGGGTTATGTGAACACTAAAATAATAGCTACAGTTGGCCCGTCCTCATCATCATTCGAGGTCATAGAACAACTTGCTAGCCTTGGAGTATCAGGATTTAGGATAAACTTTGCACACGGAGAACCAAGCCTCTGGAAGAGCTGGATAGAAATCATACGCGAGACCGAAAAGAGTATAGGACGCCCACTAGCCATTATAGGAGATTTAGTTGGTCCATCGATAAGGATAGGTGTTCTCGAAGAACCAATAACGCTTAGCCCAGGTGATGTAGCAGAGATAGTCTATGGGGAGAAGGCTAAGGGAGGCTCGGAGCGCATCATACCACTGCCGTTGCGTCGTGTATTCGAGGTGGTTGAGGAAGGCGATATACTAGTAATGAATGACGGAAGGGTGAAGCTCCGAGTAATAGATGTAAGGGGTTTGAGAATCCGTGTCGAAGCGTTAACTCCGGCTCGGATAACATCTCGTAAAGCCATAGTCATATTGAACCGTGACCCAGGACTCCCGGCTCTAACAGAGCGGGACATGCAATGTCTACGTTTTGCGTTGGACAATGAACTAGACTATGTAGCTTTGAGCTATGTACGCGGCGGAGAAGATATAGCTGTATTGAAAACACTTATAGCTAACGAAGGAGGAGATGTAGGAGTTGCGGCAAAGATTGAAACCCGAAGCGCTGTAGAGAACCTTTCATCAATAATAGAGGAATCGGATATAGTGATCGTAGCGCGTGGAGATCTTGGTATGAACTATGGCCTAGAGGAAATACCCCTACTACAAGAGCATATAGTCTACGAGACTAGGAGGCGCGGTAAACCAGTCATAGTTGCTACTCAGATACTTGAAAGCATGATAGATAATCCCGTGCCCACGCGAGCCGAGGTCATGGACGTAGCTACTGCTGTGAAACAAGGTGTGGATGCTCTAATGCTGACAGGCGAGACGGCTATAGGAAAATATCCTGTGGAGGCCGTAAAATGGCTGCGTAAGATAATAAGGCGTATTGAGGAAAGATATCCTCCACAGAAATTCCCTCCTTCGGATCATCAATGGGCTTATGCTAGCAGTATTGTGGAGACCGCTGAGAGGCTTAACGCCAGTCACATACTCGTCTACAGCATCGGCGGTACACTTCCACCCAAAATAGCAGCCTCAAGGCCTCTCGTTAAAACTATCATAGGTGTAGGTGACGTTGCTAGGGCTCGTAGACTCGTAATAGTCTGGGGCCTCCACCTAAGGCATGTAGTGGCAGAGGGGTACGAGGATGGGCTTCATAAGCTTATCAAGGAGTTATGTCGGGACGGTGAAATACACCCAGGAGAGCTGATCATAAAGGCGTATCGGGAGGCACACAACAAGCATGTGATAATAGTTGAGAAGATGTATGGTTGTAATTAG
- a CDS encoding ATP:cob(I)alamin adenosyltransferase produces MKLYTRSGDDGYTTCLAAKSRVPKTHPCIEFVGALDEAEAALGLAQSLLETLTSRKNEAVDEYSRILEYMQLLLFRTGFTVNGKVCISEDDVKQLEEIIDNLSKFIEPFFTLNGGHPAAAATSYARAVIRRAERSLWRCIEALDKEPQREHRLAARILNRLSDLAYALQHAINSSLDIPIKRVDCDKEDLK; encoded by the coding sequence ATGAAGCTGTACACTAGGTCTGGGGACGACGGGTATACAACATGCCTAGCAGCTAAAAGTCGTGTTCCTAAGACTCACCCATGCATAGAGTTTGTTGGCGCCCTTGACGAAGCTGAGGCTGCACTAGGGCTGGCCCAGAGTCTGTTAGAAACGCTTACTTCCCGAAAAAACGAGGCCGTAGATGAGTACTCCAGGATCCTTGAATACATGCAGCTACTGCTCTTCCGTACGGGTTTCACTGTAAATGGGAAAGTATGCATAAGCGAAGATGATGTAAAGCAACTCGAAGAAATTATAGACAATTTATCAAAGTTCATCGAACCATTCTTTACACTCAACGGTGGTCATCCAGCGGCTGCCGCTACATCTTATGCTAGAGCTGTTATACGTAGGGCGGAGCGCTCCCTATGGCGATGTATAGAAGCTCTGGATAAAGAACCACAAAGAGAGCACAGGCTAGCAGCTCGCATCCTTAATCGTTTGAGTGACCTCGCATATGCGCTCCAGCATGCTATAAACAGTAGCCTTGACATACCTATAAAGCGAGTTGACTGTGACAAGGAAGACTTGAAATAG
- a CDS encoding DUF4212 domain-containing protein: MSASTPVDREGYKRAFTAATIVFFIAWAIIAIGFHLPAKSLYAPPGSPERINGAPLNWWMIQISIALGVVLAFIYAYVINKLDEKFGIEA; the protein is encoded by the coding sequence TTGTCAGCATCGACTCCTGTAGACCGAGAAGGCTACAAGAGAGCCTTTACAGCAGCGACAATAGTATTCTTCATCGCCTGGGCGATAATAGCAATAGGCTTCCACCTACCCGCCAAGAGTCTTTACGCACCACCAGGGAGTCCAGAGCGCATCAATGGCGCGCCACTCAACTGGTGGATGATACAGATCAGCATAGCTCTTGGTGTTGTACTGGCTTTTATCTATGCATACGTGATAAACAAGCTTGATGAGAAGTTTGGAATAGAAGCCTAA
- the rimI gene encoding ribosomal protein S18-alanine N-acetyltransferase: MEHIAGTRGPHSVKGKSFVVRRATLEDIPKVIVINRVTLPENYPEWFWREHLEKWGDAFFVAEVDGKVVGYVMSRVEYGAPNIAKGTLIKKGHIVSIAVLEGYRRRGIGAALMKAAIEALRDKYGCKEVYLEVRVSNEPAIRLYEKLGFQKVRVLPMYYLDGEDAYLMAMEL, from the coding sequence GTGGAACACATTGCCGGTACACGGGGGCCTCATAGTGTCAAGGGTAAGAGTTTCGTAGTGAGAAGGGCAACACTAGAGGATATACCAAAGGTAATTGTGATCAATAGAGTTACATTGCCCGAGAACTACCCCGAATGGTTTTGGCGTGAACACCTTGAGAAATGGGGTGATGCGTTCTTCGTAGCCGAGGTCGATGGCAAAGTCGTGGGCTACGTTATGTCAAGAGTAGAGTATGGCGCGCCCAATATAGCTAAAGGAACGCTCATCAAGAAGGGCCATATAGTCTCAATAGCAGTACTAGAGGGTTACCGCCGCCGTGGCATAGGAGCAGCTCTAATGAAAGCAGCTATTGAGGCTCTTCGCGACAAGTATGGCTGCAAGGAAGTATATCTCGAGGTTCGTGTCTCTAATGAGCCTGCAATAAGGCTTTACGAGAAGCTAGGCTTCCAGAAAGTCCGAGTACTCCCAATGTACTACCTCGATGGCGAAGACGCGTACCTCATGGCTATGGAGCTCTAA
- a CDS encoding helix-turn-helix domain-containing protein, with protein MPSVEECLEIVEKLYSQGIPVKEIAKHCGNSMSTVYKALDRLEAMGRIRRRKGRYRRHRRLSDEELAQIRELYLSGASVYEIAKRLDRPESTIYYALKRLGLK; from the coding sequence TTGCCCTCTGTTGAAGAGTGTCTCGAGATTGTCGAGAAGCTTTACAGCCAGGGCATCCCAGTAAAGGAGATAGCAAAACATTGTGGCAATAGTATGAGCACCGTCTATAAGGCGCTTGACAGACTCGAGGCTATGGGCCGGATACGAAGAAGAAAGGGGCGATACCGCCGACACCGACGTCTAAGCGACGAAGAGTTAGCGCAAATACGGGAGTTATACCTCAGCGGCGCCTCGGTCTACGAGATAGCAAAAAGGCTCGACCGACCAGAGTCCACTATATACTATGCCCTCAAAAGGCTCGGGCTAAAATAG
- a CDS encoding MgtC/SapB family protein produces MASEAVISGFEVGLLGRIIVALLSGMLIGIEREKARAALARRKQKRIGIEEFVVKEFPGLRTFSLVAVYAAVIGIMWNRNLIDSMHVSTLLAVFGLVVTLFSAYRLLVARMAGITTIVVLLMDFVIGLLAGLGEVLLAASIAVLTTFILAIKLPAERMVGKIRYEELLWALELGVILVVIGPFFLEAEYEFYGVSLRSLYLFFALVLATSYIGYIMARLKGGEGLAYAALFGGLANSEATLMALLALVPAELRRVLAFDITVLTNSAMILRNVVIAVAAAYFVSSKPLQLSDLAPILMAMVLSIMPALFSWTRSLRGGAPITTVRIENPLRFSTAAKSTALYLIITFVSYLVQHSGLASLAVVVIAGGFVSSSATILVLFSLGSLAQIDVARLAVVATIAGVLNKTIYAYLVDSDPGTLKRVGIACVLQALLMTPGLVLEAL; encoded by the coding sequence ATGGCGTCTGAGGCAGTCATCTCAGGATTTGAAGTGGGACTGCTTGGTAGAATTATTGTTGCTTTGCTCTCCGGTATGCTTATAGGAATTGAACGTGAAAAAGCTAGGGCAGCGCTTGCAAGAAGGAAACAGAAACGAATAGGTATAGAAGAATTTGTAGTCAAAGAGTTTCCGGGGCTCCGAACATTTAGCCTTGTAGCCGTATATGCAGCGGTCATCGGCATAATGTGGAACCGTAACCTCATAGATAGTATGCATGTATCTACTCTTCTTGCAGTATTCGGTTTGGTAGTAACATTATTCTCCGCTTATCGGCTTCTTGTCGCGAGAATGGCTGGTATAACTACTATAGTCGTCTTGTTAATGGACTTCGTTATAGGACTCCTGGCTGGTCTCGGAGAAGTGTTGTTGGCTGCAAGCATTGCTGTATTAACCACTTTCATATTGGCCATAAAACTGCCTGCTGAAAGAATGGTCGGCAAGATACGGTACGAGGAACTTTTATGGGCACTAGAGCTTGGCGTAATACTAGTAGTCATAGGACCATTCTTTCTCGAAGCAGAATACGAGTTCTATGGAGTCAGTCTCCGGAGCTTGTACTTATTCTTCGCACTTGTATTGGCGACATCCTACATAGGCTACATTATGGCTAGGCTCAAGGGCGGGGAGGGTCTAGCCTATGCAGCCCTATTCGGTGGATTAGCTAACAGTGAGGCTACATTAATGGCCCTTCTTGCACTTGTTCCTGCCGAGCTGCGAAGAGTCCTCGCCTTTGATATAACAGTGCTCACTAATTCGGCTATGATACTGCGTAACGTTGTCATAGCAGTAGCAGCCGCCTACTTCGTTAGCTCAAAACCACTTCAGCTTAGTGACCTTGCACCGATCTTGATGGCTATGGTTCTATCCATAATGCCAGCTTTATTCTCATGGACTCGCTCGCTTCGTGGAGGTGCTCCCATAACCACTGTACGCATAGAAAATCCGTTACGTTTCAGCACAGCAGCAAAGAGTACCGCGTTGTATCTTATCATAACCTTCGTCTCGTATCTAGTCCAGCATAGTGGTCTAGCGAGTCTTGCAGTTGTCGTCATAGCAGGTGGATTTGTTTCAAGCAGTGCTACGATACTTGTTCTATTTTCGCTTGGCAGCCTAGCACAAATCGATGTTGCCCGTCTTGCAGTTGTAGCAACGATAGCAGGCGTTCTGAACAAGACCATTTATGCATACCTAGTCGACAGTGACCCAGGTACACTAAAACGCGTAGGTATAGCGTGCGTACTTCAAGCACTGTTAATGACGCCTGGTCTTGTTCTGGAAGCTCTCTAG